The following DNA comes from Candidatus Eremiobacteraceae bacterium.
GGTCATCGGGCCGTACGCTAAGCCGAAAGTGCGGTTGCCGGGCAGCGGCGGGGCGTGCGAGATCGCGATCCACGCGGAGCGCGTCATCGTCGTCGCTCCGCTATCCGCGCGTTCGTTCCCAGCGGCCGTCGACTTCGTGACGTCGCCCGGCCACGCCGGGAAGTACGGAACGCGCAAACAGCTCGGACTTCCAGGCGGCGGCCCGCAGCGCATCGTCACCGACGTCGGCGTTCTCGAGCCGTCGACCGATGACGGCGAGCTCGAGCTCGTCGGCATCTATCCGAACGCGAAGATCGACGAGGTCAAGGCAAAGGTCGGCTGGCCGTTGCGCGTCCGTGCCGACCTCGAGAAATATCCGCCGCCGACCGCCGACGAATTGCGTCTCCTGCGCGAAGTCCTCGACCCCACGCATCTCTACATC
Coding sequences within:
- a CDS encoding CoA-transferase; its protein translation is MAVRASKELHDGDVVFVGIGLPNLACNLARATHAPDLVLIYESGAIGAVPDRLPVSIGDPALVTDSLGVASMADIFQFYLQGGRIQVGFLGGAQVDRYGNINSTVIGPYAKPKVRLPGSGGACEIAIHAERVIVVAPLSARSFPAAVDFVTSPGHAGKYGTRKQLGLPGGGPQRIVTDVGVLEPSTDDGELELVGIYPNAKIDEVKAKVGWPLRVRADLEKYPPPTADELRLLREVLDPTHLYI